One Desulfitibacter sp. BRH_c19 genomic region harbors:
- a CDS encoding 2-hydroxyglutaryl-CoA dehydratase, with protein MKCLLGIDVGSVSTNIVVLDEDLQVADSLYLRTQGNPINAITKGLKLIEEKLPNNVEIIGVGTTGSGRILAGVITGADIIKNEITAHAVAASMEVPDAQTVIEVGGQDSKIIILRDGIVVDFAMNTVCAAGTGSFLDQQASRLGIPIENFGAMALNATVPVRIAGRCTVFAESDMIHKQQMGHKKEDIIKGLCDALVRNYLNNVGKGKEIYPTIVFQGGVAANKGIHKAFEDQLKKEVIIPTHFDVMGAIGAGLLAFHHIKSHNRGSKFKGFQVSDLKYETSSFECTGCSNLCEVINITNNNDVIARWGSRCGKWETLVT; from the coding sequence GTGAAGTGCTTATTGGGAATTGATGTAGGATCTGTAAGTACAAATATTGTAGTTTTAGATGAAGATCTTCAAGTTGCAGATTCTCTTTATTTACGAACTCAAGGCAACCCTATAAACGCCATTACCAAGGGCCTTAAGCTTATTGAAGAAAAGCTACCTAACAATGTTGAAATAATAGGTGTAGGAACTACGGGTAGTGGCAGGATTTTAGCAGGTGTTATTACTGGGGCCGATATAATAAAAAACGAGATTACTGCCCATGCAGTAGCGGCATCTATGGAGGTTCCAGATGCACAAACAGTAATAGAAGTTGGTGGTCAGGATTCTAAGATCATTATTTTAAGAGATGGAATAGTAGTAGACTTTGCAATGAATACGGTATGTGCCGCAGGTACTGGATCTTTCTTGGACCAACAAGCATCACGCCTAGGAATACCTATAGAGAATTTTGGAGCGATGGCATTAAACGCTACTGTACCGGTTAGAATAGCTGGTAGATGTACGGTTTTTGCTGAATCCGATATGATACATAAGCAACAGATGGGCCATAAAAAGGAAGATATTATTAAAGGATTATGCGACGCCCTTGTAAGAAATTATTTAAACAATGTTGGAAAAGGAAAAGAGATATATCCGACCATTGTGTTTCAAGGAGGTGTAGCTGCTAATAAAGGGATTCATAAAGCCTTTGAAGATCAACTTAAAAAGGAAGTTATTATTCCTACTCATTTTGATGTTATGGGTGCCATTGGTGCAGGACTGCTTGCCTTTCACCATATTAAATCACACAATAGAGGTTCCAAGTTTAAAGGGTTCCAGGTTTCCGATTTAAAATATGAAACCTCTAGCTTTGAATGTACTGGATGCTCAAACCTCTGCGAAGTAATAAACATTACAAACAACAATGACGTTATTGCTAGGTGGGGTAGTAGATGCGGTAAATGGGAAACACTAGTAACTTAA
- a CDS encoding Fur family transcriptional regulator, whose protein sequence is MKQSLEVICKKLQGKDYKLTPQRKIILKVFLENEQDHLSAEDIYQMVKHHYPEIGLATVYRTLDLLADMEVLQKMNFDDGKARYEFSSHNEHHHHHLICLRCSKVIEFNDDLLDVLERAISEKKNFDVINHELKFFGYCSECK, encoded by the coding sequence GTGAAACAGTCTTTAGAAGTAATTTGTAAAAAACTACAAGGAAAGGACTATAAACTCACTCCGCAACGGAAAATTATTCTAAAAGTATTTTTGGAAAATGAACAGGATCATCTTAGTGCTGAAGACATTTATCAAATGGTAAAACATCATTATCCAGAAATCGGTCTCGCCACAGTATACAGAACCCTCGATTTACTAGCAGATATGGAAGTGCTACAGAAAATGAATTTTGATGATGGCAAGGCTCGTTATGAATTCTCTAGTCACAATGAGCACCATCATCACCACTTAATCTGCTTAAGATGTAGCAAAGTAATTGAATTTAATGATGATTTACTTGATGTGTTGGAAAGAGCAATTTCCGAGAAAAAGAACTTTGACGTAATCAATCATGAATTAAAGTTTTTTGGTTATTGTTCAGAATGCAAATAG
- a CDS encoding GTP cyclohydrolase I — MDREKIAKGVRLILEAIGEDPQREGLLDTPDRVARMYEEIFCGLKQDADKHLNVLFNEDHEEMILVKDIPIYSMCEHHLLPFYGYAHVAYISKNGKVTGLSKLARVVETFAKRPQLQERLTSQVADTLMDKLTPRGVMVVIEAEHMCMTMRGIKKAGSMTLTSAVRGIFKTNEATRAEGFSLIRGGRH; from the coding sequence ATGGACAGAGAAAAAATAGCTAAAGGTGTCAGACTAATACTTGAAGCAATCGGAGAAGATCCGCAACGAGAAGGCCTTCTAGACACTCCTGACAGAGTTGCAAGAATGTATGAAGAAATTTTTTGTGGCCTTAAACAGGATGCTGACAAACACCTAAATGTACTATTTAATGAAGACCATGAGGAAATGATTCTCGTAAAGGATATTCCAATATATTCTATGTGTGAACATCACCTCTTACCTTTTTATGGTTACGCTCATGTTGCTTATATATCAAAAAACGGTAAAGTAACTGGTTTAAGCAAGTTAGCTAGAGTAGTAGAAACCTTTGCAAAAAGACCTCAATTGCAAGAAAGATTAACTAGTCAGGTAGCTGATACACTTATGGACAAGCTAACCCCTCGTGGTGTGATGGTTGTGATTGAGGCAGAGCATATGTGTATGACAATGCGAGGAATAAAAAAGGCCGGTTCTATGACACTTACTAGTGCTGTAAGAGGAATTTTTAAGACAAATGAAGCTACTAGAGCTGAAGGCTTCTCATTAATTAGGGGAGGCCGACATTAA
- a CDS encoding 5'/3'-nucleotidase SurE, with translation MQILITNDDGIEALGINELRKELSTLGSITVVAPDRERSASGHGITIHKPLRVHKMDYENCTAFAVSGTPADCVKLAIQELMELPPDIIVSGINSGANLGTDVLYSGTVSAAFEGIIAGIPSIAVSLALNKKSNYSMAAQITSKIIQKLLKERLPEETILNINVPDIETDNNIEFEITKLGIRKYTDSIEKRIDPRGYEYYWVGGQVIDIECTKNDKICTDISAIVQNRVSITPIHLDLTNYRIINELLTWNF, from the coding sequence ATGCAAATTCTTATAACCAATGATGATGGGATAGAAGCCTTAGGAATAAATGAACTTCGAAAGGAGCTCAGTACTCTTGGAAGTATAACAGTTGTAGCACCCGATAGAGAAAGAAGTGCATCAGGACACGGAATTACCATCCACAAACCTTTAAGAGTGCATAAAATGGACTATGAGAATTGTACTGCCTTTGCGGTTTCTGGCACTCCTGCTGACTGTGTAAAACTTGCAATACAAGAACTTATGGAATTGCCACCTGACATAATTGTTTCCGGAATTAATTCTGGCGCCAATTTAGGAACAGATGTATTATATTCGGGTACTGTGTCTGCAGCCTTTGAAGGAATTATCGCAGGCATTCCCTCAATAGCAGTTTCTTTAGCATTGAATAAAAAAAGTAATTATAGTATGGCTGCACAAATTACTTCTAAAATCATTCAAAAACTTTTAAAAGAAAGACTTCCAGAAGAAACAATACTTAATATAAATGTACCTGATATTGAAACAGACAATAATATTGAATTTGAAATAACAAAACTCGGTATTAGAAAATATACAGATTCAATTGAAAAGCGAATTGATCCTAGAGGTTACGAGTACTATTGGGTAGGTGGTCAGGTAATTGATATTGAGTGTACAAAAAATGATAAAATTTGTACCGATATTAGCGCAATTGTTCAAAATAGAGTTTCTATTACTCCAATTCATCTCGACCTAACAAATTATAGGATAATTAATGAGTTATTAACTTGGAATTTTTAA
- the fusA gene encoding elongation factor G (EF-G; promotes GTP-dependent translocation of the ribosome during translation; many organisms have multiple copies of this gene) translates to MKVYSANKIRNIGIMAHGGAGKTSLAEAMLYNSGAVKRLGKVDEGNTTTDYLPEEIERKVTITLALAPCEWKNTKVNLIDTPGFIDFVGDVNSALRVIDSMIVTVCAVAGVEVRTEAVWEFANERNMPRICFINKMDRENADFYRVLDELKDSFENRIVPLQLPIGSAESFSGIVDLVTMKAYKYDDGKPIEIDIPEDLKEQAETYREELVEVVAESDDELLMKYLEGEDLTPEEFAAALNSGVKNAQFIPVACGSTLNNMGITNLLDYTVECMPSAEEALNKSEEELAKEPFKAIVFKTIADPYVGKVSYFRIYSGVFIPGNSYHNINKETDEKVNSVFVMRGKQQEQVEKMMPGDIGALTKLAKTETSDTLSVKGINEPLDGIEFPNPTLSYAISPKSKGDEDKLGNAISRILEEDKTLTLEKNIETKETILSGMGDQHLDIVIERLQNKYGVGVEKDTPSVPYRETIRSAVTKIEGKHKKQSGGAGQFGHVYIDMAPHRDDDFLFEQTIFGGSVPRNYIPAVEKGVQEAMQQGVLAKYPVSNIKVTLTDGSYHPVDSNEMAFKIAGSLAFKKAMEKADPILLEPIMKVEVTVPEQFMGDIMGDMNSKRGRILGMEAKGKSQVIKALAPLSEMYRYAIDLKSISQGRGTFTMEFNNYDPVPDHLAEKVIAARKTAEE, encoded by the coding sequence ATGAAAGTATATTCTGCAAACAAAATTCGCAATATAGGGATAATGGCTCACGGTGGTGCCGGAAAGACTTCTCTAGCAGAAGCAATGCTATATAATTCCGGAGCTGTTAAAAGACTAGGAAAGGTAGACGAAGGTAATACTACTACCGATTACTTACCTGAAGAAATCGAAAGGAAAGTTACTATTACTTTAGCATTAGCACCTTGTGAGTGGAAGAATACCAAAGTTAATTTAATTGATACACCAGGATTCATCGATTTTGTTGGTGATGTAAATAGTGCTTTAAGAGTAATAGATAGTATGATTGTTACCGTATGTGCTGTAGCAGGGGTAGAGGTTAGAACCGAAGCAGTCTGGGAGTTCGCAAATGAGCGAAACATGCCACGGATTTGCTTTATCAATAAAATGGATAGAGAGAATGCAGATTTTTATAGAGTTCTTGATGAATTAAAAGATTCTTTTGAAAACAGAATAGTTCCACTACAACTACCTATTGGAAGTGCGGAAAGTTTTTCCGGAATCGTAGATTTGGTTACAATGAAAGCATATAAATATGATGATGGAAAACCTATTGAAATTGATATTCCTGAAGATCTAAAAGAACAAGCTGAAACCTATAGAGAAGAGTTAGTTGAAGTTGTCGCGGAAAGTGATGACGAACTTTTGATGAAATATTTAGAAGGTGAAGACCTAACACCAGAAGAATTCGCAGCTGCCCTTAACTCTGGTGTCAAAAATGCACAATTTATTCCGGTAGCATGTGGTTCAACATTAAATAATATGGGAATTACAAATCTTTTAGACTATACTGTGGAATGTATGCCATCCGCAGAAGAAGCTTTAAATAAATCAGAAGAAGAATTAGCAAAAGAACCCTTTAAAGCTATAGTCTTTAAGACAATTGCCGATCCTTACGTAGGAAAAGTTAGTTATTTTAGAATTTATAGTGGAGTATTTATTCCAGGCAACTCATATCACAATATAAATAAAGAAACCGATGAAAAAGTTAATAGCGTGTTTGTTATGAGAGGTAAGCAGCAGGAACAGGTTGAAAAAATGATGCCTGGAGATATTGGTGCTTTAACTAAGCTTGCCAAAACTGAAACATCTGATACTCTTTCGGTTAAAGGAATTAATGAACCACTAGATGGAATAGAGTTTCCTAACCCTACTCTATCCTATGCAATTAGTCCTAAAAGTAAAGGTGATGAAGACAAGTTAGGTAATGCAATTTCAAGAATTTTAGAAGAAGACAAAACTCTAACTCTAGAAAAAAATATTGAAACAAAAGAAACAATTTTAAGTGGAATGGGTGACCAACACTTAGATATAGTTATAGAAAGACTTCAGAATAAATATGGAGTTGGTGTGGAAAAAGATACACCTTCAGTTCCTTATAGAGAAACCATTCGCTCTGCAGTAACCAAAATAGAAGGCAAACATAAGAAGCAATCAGGTGGAGCTGGTCAATTTGGTCATGTATATATTGACATGGCACCGCATAGAGACGATGATTTTCTTTTTGAACAGACAATTTTTGGTGGTTCAGTTCCTAGGAACTATATACCAGCCGTCGAAAAAGGTGTACAAGAAGCTATGCAACAAGGGGTTCTGGCAAAATATCCAGTTTCAAACATTAAGGTGACCTTAACAGATGGATCTTACCATCCTGTTGATTCAAATGAAATGGCATTTAAAATTGCAGGAAGCCTTGCCTTTAAAAAAGCCATGGAAAAAGCAGATCCCATTCTACTCGAACCTATTATGAAGGTTGAAGTTACTGTTCCAGAACAGTTTATGGGTGACATCATGGGTGATATGAACAGTAAAAGGGGAAGAATACTTGGAATGGAAGCTAAGGGCAAAAGCCAGGTAATTAAGGCTCTAGCGCCATTATCAGAAATGTATAGATATGCAATTGATCTTAAATCTATTAGCCAAGGCAGGGGTACATTTACCATGGAGTTTAATAATTACGATCCGGTACCTGATCACTTAGCTGAAAAAGTAATAGCAGCTCGAAAGACGGCAGAGGAGTAA
- a CDS encoding D-alanine--D-alanine ligase, giving the protein MLKKIAVLLGGKSAEREISLKTGTAVANALIRLGYNVKSIDTGNSFIEKLKEFHPDLVFIALHGPFGEDGTMQGLLEILGYPYTGCGVLTSSLTMNKIYTKRLLNDAGIPTPKFIAVRENEYLSNSLQIQSMLLSEFNFPIVIKAPSQGSTIGIYFAKQEKDLHDMILDAFLFEKEILIEQFVEGREVTVAIMGNEEIEVLPIIEIVSHTGVYDFQAKYTKGLSDHIIPARLKENVSKKVIDLAEKTYTYLGCRGFARVDFIVEDDAKPYVLEINTIPGMTETSLFPDAAHSAGISFEELINRFVKYGFE; this is encoded by the coding sequence ATATTGAAAAAAATTGCTGTTTTATTAGGCGGTAAATCAGCCGAAAGAGAAATATCATTAAAAACCGGTACTGCAGTAGCCAATGCCTTAATCAGGTTGGGTTACAACGTTAAAAGTATTGATACTGGCAATAGTTTTATTGAGAAACTAAAGGAATTTCATCCTGACCTTGTATTTATTGCTTTACATGGTCCTTTTGGAGAAGATGGTACAATGCAAGGCTTGTTAGAAATTTTAGGTTATCCTTATACTGGATGTGGTGTGCTTACCAGCTCCCTTACAATGAACAAAATTTATACTAAAAGACTTTTGAATGATGCAGGAATTCCTACTCCGAAATTTATAGCTGTTCGAGAAAATGAATATTTAAGTAATTCTTTGCAAATACAATCAATGCTCCTTAGTGAGTTCAATTTTCCTATAGTAATAAAAGCCCCAAGTCAGGGTTCAACCATAGGTATTTACTTTGCTAAACAGGAAAAAGATCTCCACGATATGATATTAGATGCATTTTTATTTGAAAAAGAAATACTTATTGAACAGTTTGTTGAGGGCAGAGAAGTCACAGTAGCAATTATGGGAAATGAAGAGATTGAAGTTTTACCGATTATAGAAATTGTATCCCATACTGGTGTCTATGATTTTCAAGCTAAGTATACTAAAGGCCTTAGCGACCATATTATACCAGCACGTCTAAAGGAAAATGTTAGTAAAAAAGTAATAGACTTAGCAGAAAAAACCTATACATATTTAGGTTGTAGGGGATTTGCAAGGGTAGATTTTATCGTTGAAGATGATGCAAAACCTTATGTTTTAGAAATAAACACTATACCTGGTATGACTGAAACAAGCCTTTTTCCAGACGCAGCACATAGCGCTGGGATCTCCTTTGAAGAGTTAATAAATAGGTTTGTTAAATACGGCTTTGAATAA
- a CDS encoding ribonucleotide-diphosphate reductase subunit alpha (Catalyzes the rate-limiting step in dNTP synthesis) — translation MNLTENAVKILEKRYLIKKDGIPVEKPEDMFRRVANFVAGIEINFNPKLSKSKIKAIEDKFYSLMTELDFMPNSPTLMNAGRDLGQLSACFVLPIEDSMEGIFTAVKDAALIHKSGGGTGFSFSRIRPKNSPVNTTGGVASGPISFMKVFNSATEAIKQGGTRRGANMGILSVDHPDIMEFITCKQNNNDLTNFNISVGITKEFMDALDSDDYYDLKFKGTVYDRYKAKKVFDLIVEKAWSNGEPGIVFLDRLNADNPTPQLGSIEATNPCGEQPLLGYEACNLGSINLENMYENDSINWDKLEDTVIWSMRFLDNVIEANKFPLEKIQDMVQGNRKVGLGVMGWSNLLFKLRIPYNSTEAIALAEKVMAFINSKAHETSASLAEERGNFPNINQSIFIGKPVRNATCTTIAPTGTISMISGTSSGIEPSFSIAYTKNVLDGANLVEVNPIFEEYVTSNYSPDEAKVIIEKTAIAGSVEEITELPETIRNVFITALEIEPEWHLKMQAAFQKYCDNAVSKTVNFPNYATKEDVMRAYMLAYTLECKGVTVYRTGSREEEVLIKGSKGKLEPSMNIDKLYPRPRPKRTVGITEQVSTGCGRMYITVNYDQEGLIETFITTGSSGGCSGFTEGVSRLISLALRANISPDAIIDQLTSVSCPTFLRRRANNDALVGKSCPDIIGRILTQELQFVKDNKNVKSIFNNTVSELSATSEELPTKYETMSEDELISLAICPDCKEKLTFAEGCLKCDCGFSKCG, via the coding sequence ATGAACTTAACAGAGAATGCAGTTAAAATTTTGGAAAAAAGATATTTAATCAAAAAGGATGGTATACCAGTAGAAAAACCTGAAGACATGTTCCGAAGGGTAGCTAACTTTGTCGCAGGTATTGAGATTAATTTTAATCCTAAACTTTCAAAAAGTAAGATTAAAGCCATTGAAGATAAATTTTATTCTCTTATGACAGAACTTGACTTTATGCCTAACAGTCCAACCTTAATGAATGCAGGAAGAGATTTAGGGCAGTTATCTGCTTGCTTTGTATTACCTATAGAGGATAGCATGGAAGGAATTTTCACAGCTGTTAAAGATGCAGCTTTGATTCACAAAAGTGGTGGAGGTACTGGCTTTTCTTTTTCAAGAATCAGACCCAAAAATAGTCCTGTAAATACAACTGGTGGAGTCGCATCAGGGCCTATATCATTTATGAAGGTTTTTAATTCCGCTACAGAAGCAATAAAACAGGGTGGAACTCGCAGGGGAGCCAATATGGGTATATTAAGTGTTGATCACCCTGATATCATGGAGTTTATTACATGTAAACAAAATAATAATGACTTGACTAATTTTAATATTTCCGTTGGTATTACCAAGGAATTTATGGATGCCCTCGATAGTGATGACTATTATGACCTTAAATTTAAAGGAACCGTCTATGACAGATATAAGGCTAAGAAAGTTTTTGATTTAATAGTTGAAAAAGCTTGGTCCAATGGTGAACCAGGAATTGTATTTTTGGATAGACTAAATGCAGATAATCCTACACCACAGCTTGGTAGTATAGAAGCTACTAATCCTTGTGGAGAACAGCCCTTACTTGGTTATGAGGCGTGCAATTTAGGATCTATTAATTTAGAAAATATGTATGAGAATGATAGTATTAACTGGGACAAGCTAGAAGATACTGTTATCTGGTCAATGCGATTTTTAGATAATGTAATTGAAGCAAATAAGTTCCCCTTGGAAAAAATTCAAGACATGGTCCAAGGTAATAGAAAAGTTGGGCTAGGAGTCATGGGATGGTCTAATTTACTTTTTAAGCTTCGAATACCATATAACTCTACAGAAGCCATTGCATTGGCTGAAAAGGTTATGGCTTTTATAAATAGTAAAGCCCACGAAACATCTGCTTCGTTAGCTGAAGAAAGGGGAAATTTCCCCAATATAAATCAAAGTATCTTTATTGGTAAACCAGTGAGAAATGCTACCTGTACTACTATTGCTCCTACAGGAACCATTAGTATGATATCAGGAACTTCCTCGGGAATAGAACCTTCCTTTTCAATAGCATATACTAAGAATGTCTTGGATGGCGCTAACTTAGTTGAAGTTAATCCCATTTTCGAAGAATATGTTACTAGTAATTACTCACCTGACGAGGCTAAGGTAATTATAGAAAAGACTGCTATTGCTGGTAGTGTAGAAGAGATTACTGAGCTCCCAGAAACCATTCGTAATGTATTTATTACTGCTCTAGAAATTGAACCTGAATGGCATTTAAAAATGCAGGCAGCCTTTCAAAAGTACTGTGATAATGCTGTATCTAAAACAGTTAATTTCCCAAATTATGCGACTAAAGAAGATGTAATGAGGGCTTATATGCTGGCCTATACACTAGAGTGTAAAGGCGTTACTGTATACAGAACAGGTAGTAGAGAAGAAGAAGTATTAATTAAGGGTAGCAAAGGAAAATTAGAACCATCTATGAACATAGACAAGCTATATCCGCGACCAAGACCCAAAAGGACAGTCGGTATTACAGAACAGGTTAGTACTGGTTGTGGTAGAATGTATATTACCGTTAATTATGACCAGGAAGGCCTGATAGAAACATTTATTACTACTGGTTCATCGGGTGGTTGTAGTGGCTTTACCGAAGGTGTAAGTCGATTAATATCCCTTGCTTTAAGGGCAAATATATCACCTGATGCAATAATAGATCAACTCACATCAGTAAGCTGTCCTACATTCCTTAGGAGAAGAGCTAATAACGACGCACTAGTTGGTAAATCATGCCCAGATATTATTGGTAGAATACTGACACAAGAACTACAATTTGTAAAGGATAATAAGAATGTTAAAAGTATCTTTAATAATACAGTCTCCGAGTTAAGTGCTACTTCTGAAGAATTGCCAACCAAATATGAAACCATGTCAGAGGACGAGTTAATATCTTTAGCTATTTGCCCTGATTGTAAAGAAAAGTTAACATTTGCTGAAGGATGTCTAAAATGCGATTGTGGCTTTAGCAAGTGCGGCTAA
- a CDS encoding D-glycerate dehydrogenase translates to MSKWNVYVTRLLPKPAMDLLKENCNVEVNPEDRVLTRQELLQNVRGTDAIISLLTDIIDSEVMDAAKGVKIIANYAVGFNNINIKSATARGIYITNTPEVLTDATAELAWAILLCTARRVVEADNYLRGGKFKGWGPQLLLGHSVKGKTLGIIGAGRIGQVFAKMSKGFEMKILYYDNKPNLEFEKETAATFVNLDQLLANSDYVSLHVPLTSSTQHLIGSRELKIMKNTAILINTSRGPVVDEKALVEALINNEIWGAGLDVFENEPALAPGLADLNNVVILPHVASATFEARTNMGLVAVKNILAVMENKKPPNCLNPEVFQK, encoded by the coding sequence ATGTCCAAATGGAACGTGTATGTGACAAGATTGCTTCCAAAACCTGCCATGGATTTATTGAAAGAAAATTGTAATGTAGAAGTTAATCCAGAAGACAGGGTATTGACAAGGCAAGAGCTTTTACAAAACGTTAGAGGAACGGATGCTATTATTTCCTTATTAACTGACATAATAGATAGTGAAGTAATGGATGCAGCTAAAGGTGTAAAGATTATCGCTAACTATGCAGTAGGATTTAATAACATTAATATTAAATCTGCAACTGCAAGAGGAATTTATATTACTAATACACCCGAAGTCTTAACAGATGCAACTGCAGAGCTAGCGTGGGCCATACTACTTTGTACTGCAAGAAGAGTAGTAGAAGCAGATAATTACTTAAGGGGTGGGAAGTTTAAAGGATGGGGACCACAGCTTTTATTAGGCCATAGCGTCAAGGGTAAGACATTAGGCATCATAGGGGCTGGAAGAATAGGTCAAGTATTTGCAAAAATGTCAAAGGGGTTTGAAATGAAAATACTATACTATGATAATAAACCTAATCTAGAATTTGAAAAAGAAACTGCCGCGACTTTTGTTAACCTTGATCAGTTACTTGCCAATTCTGATTATGTTTCATTACACGTACCTTTAACCTCAAGCACTCAACATCTTATTGGTTCAAGAGAATTAAAAATCATGAAGAATACTGCTATTTTAATTAATACTTCTCGGGGTCCTGTTGTTGACGAAAAAGCTCTTGTTGAAGCATTGATTAATAACGAAATCTGGGGAGCGGGTCTTGATGTTTTTGAAAATGAGCCTGCGCTTGCACCAGGTCTTGCTGATTTAAATAATGTAGTAATTCTTCCTCATGTAGCAAGTGCAACCTTTGAAGCTCGAACCAATATGGGATTAGTTGCTGTCAAAAATATACTGGCAGTAATGGAAAACAAAAAACCTCCTAACTGCCTAAATCCAGAAGTATTTCAAAAATAA
- a CDS encoding FAD-dependent oxidoreductase, producing the protein MKKFDVIVVGAGPAGIFTCYELVEKKPDLKVLLIDKGHDIYKRSCPILQKKITKCPPPNKNKVFTGCLPACSITNGFGGAGAYSDGKFNITTEFGGWMTEYMLSSEVLDLIKYVDNINIKHGATAIASDPTTQAVKNIEKRGLATGLKLLRAEVKHLGTEQNLQILKSIYEYLKTKVDMMFQNEITDLIINNNDGLLSVEGVRTSSNEELFADKVVVVPGRDGSQWLTKVLQSHDLEMSSNQVDVGVRVETLDTIMEEINENLYEGKFIFRTSVGTTVRSFCSNPSGHVVIENHSGIMLANGHAYKAKNLGSNNTNFALLVSHKFSYPFNKPTEYAKAISKLANDLSGGSVLLQSFGDVIKGRRSTEKRIKEGFVEPTLKEAAAGNLSLVLPYNTMKSIIEMIQALDNVTPGIASEHTLLYGVEAKFYSSRPKLTNSFETEIAGLYAGGDGAGLTRGLAQAGACGIAIARDIVKNR; encoded by the coding sequence ATGAAAAAATTTGATGTTATAGTTGTTGGAGCAGGACCTGCCGGTATTTTTACGTGTTATGAATTGGTAGAAAAAAAGCCAGATTTAAAAGTACTTTTAATAGACAAAGGTCATGATATATATAAACGTAGTTGTCCTATCCTCCAAAAAAAAATTACCAAATGCCCACCACCTAATAAGAATAAGGTTTTTACAGGATGTCTACCTGCTTGTTCAATTACTAATGGTTTTGGTGGTGCAGGTGCATATTCAGATGGGAAATTTAATATTACAACAGAGTTTGGTGGCTGGATGACAGAATATATGTTATCTTCAGAAGTGTTGGATCTGATAAAATATGTGGATAATATAAATATTAAACATGGGGCTACCGCAATAGCATCAGACCCAACAACACAAGCTGTAAAGAATATTGAGAAAAGAGGTTTAGCTACAGGATTAAAGCTATTAAGAGCTGAAGTTAAGCATCTTGGTACAGAGCAAAATTTGCAGATTCTAAAAAGCATTTATGAGTATCTTAAAACTAAAGTAGATATGATGTTTCAAAATGAAATTACGGATCTAATAATCAATAATAACGATGGTCTGTTGTCAGTTGAAGGGGTTCGTACTTCATCCAATGAAGAATTATTTGCGGATAAGGTGGTTGTTGTTCCTGGAAGAGATGGCTCACAGTGGTTAACTAAAGTTTTACAATCACATGATCTTGAAATGAGTAGTAATCAGGTTGATGTTGGTGTAAGAGTAGAAACTTTAGATACTATTATGGAAGAAATAAACGAAAATCTTTATGAAGGTAAATTTATATTCAGAACTTCTGTTGGAACAACTGTAAGGAGTTTTTGTAGCAATCCTTCAGGTCATGTAGTTATTGAAAACCATAGTGGGATTATGCTTGCAAATGGTCACGCATATAAGGCCAAGAATCTTGGAAGCAATAACACTAATTTTGCTTTACTGGTATCACACAAATTTTCATATCCATTTAATAAACCAACAGAGTACGCCAAAGCAATTTCCAAACTTGCTAATGATTTGTCTGGTGGTAGTGTTCTATTACAGAGTTTTGGAGATGTTATTAAGGGCAGACGCTCTACTGAAAAACGAATTAAAGAAGGTTTTGTAGAGCCTACTCTAAAAGAAGCTGCAGCAGGCAATTTAAGCTTGGTTCTTCCTTATAATACGATGAAAAGTATTATTGAGATGATACAGGCTTTAGATAATGTTACACCAGGAATTGCATCTGAACATACATTGCTTTATGGAGTTGAAGCAAAGTTTTACTCTTCACGACCTAAATTAACTAATAGCTTTGAGACAGAAATTGCAGGATTATATGCTGGAGGAGACGGTGCAGGTTTAACAAGGGGTCTAGCTCAAGCAGGTGCTTGTGGAATAGCAATAGCAAGAGATATTGTAAAAAACAGATAG